One Nostoc punctiforme PCC 73102 DNA window includes the following coding sequences:
- a CDS encoding carbonic anhydrase: MERRDFLKLGMTGAFGMILSASDLLWRVEQAKAADIPSTSAESLSPDAALQKLIEGNQRFVDHHPQYPDQSELRLHEVAQAQHPFATILSCADSRVPAEIVFDQGIGDIFDVRIAGNIATHEAIGSIEYAVVLLGSPLLMVMGHERCGAVTAAVQKESLPGDISTFVKAIKPALKKVKDQPGDAVENAVVANVQYQIERLQKSKLLSEQVQSGKLKIVGGRYDLDTGRVTIIT, encoded by the coding sequence ATGGAACGTCGTGACTTTTTGAAGTTGGGAATGACCGGGGCCTTTGGGATGATCCTATCTGCCAGCGATTTGCTCTGGCGGGTAGAACAGGCCAAAGCTGCCGACATCCCCTCAACTTCTGCTGAATCTCTCAGTCCCGATGCAGCTTTACAAAAGCTGATAGAGGGAAATCAGCGATTTGTCGATCATCATCCCCAATACCCCGATCAATCTGAACTGCGGCTGCACGAAGTTGCTCAAGCTCAACATCCATTTGCAACTATTCTTAGTTGTGCGGATTCACGAGTGCCGGCAGAAATTGTTTTCGATCAGGGCATCGGGGATATCTTTGATGTTCGGATTGCCGGCAATATTGCCACACATGAAGCGATCGGCAGTATTGAATATGCCGTTGTTTTATTAGGTTCTCCACTGTTGATGGTGATGGGCCATGAACGTTGTGGGGCTGTAACAGCAGCTGTACAAAAGGAATCGTTACCCGGTGATATTAGTACTTTTGTGAAGGCAATTAAGCCGGCCCTGAAAAAGGTCAAGGATCAGCCAGGTGACGCGGTTGAAAATGCTGTGGTGGCAAATGTGCAATATCAAATTGAACGGTTGCAAAAATCAAAGCTTTTAAGTGAGCAGGTGCAGTCAGGTAAACTGAAAATCGTGGGCGGTCGTTACGACTTGGATACAGGGAGAGTAACTATTATTACCTAG
- a CDS encoding sensor histidine kinase has product MPTQKPTLIDSSSESKKVSAEEPSTDELPTIEFPSRGKLKASSWRIHQKIGYGYFVAIGIGFFGALTGLVIANYYRGREVRQFNQAYEQGQLLSNYRDAVVGAQLHSSNLVAVLENSQQLQTKKADFLKNVEKAKQLESKISGFIDSKPKRLAATSSTLQTLLLDYKNNLKAYVEQIEVVLQKIDSQPAQPQQISTARSQLLTIMRGETAMRLDQLSESLANILQTAEDQEQERQKAVEQAKIVERFIVIISMLVSVAIAAIVAWRTSRAIAEPVITVTQVAEQVARKHNFDLRAPVTTEDEIGLLAKSLNRLIERVSERTKELQQAKELAEAASKAKSVFLANVSHELRTPLNAVIGLSQLLEDDATDLGLSADFITDLETINSAGKHLLHLINEILDLSKIEAGKMTLYPETFEIATLINNVVLTVKPAIEKNANVLEVHFDEQLGTMYADQTRMRQVLLNLLSNASKFTTNGKVTLTVKREKEELRLDAPLGMITFTVTDTGIGMSNRQQQQLFQPFTQGDTSTTKKYGGTGLGLAISRHFCQMMGGEIIVKSQPGLGSTFTIRLPMTVQD; this is encoded by the coding sequence ATGCCAACTCAAAAGCCAACCCTTATCGATAGCAGTTCAGAAAGCAAAAAAGTGTCAGCCGAAGAGCCATCGACAGACGAACTACCGACCATAGAATTTCCCTCACGAGGGAAACTCAAAGCGAGTTCTTGGCGCATCCATCAAAAAATTGGCTATGGGTACTTTGTAGCTATCGGAATTGGCTTTTTTGGAGCGCTAACTGGGTTAGTGATTGCCAACTACTACCGGGGCAGGGAAGTAAGACAATTCAATCAAGCTTATGAACAAGGACAACTACTGAGTAATTATAGAGATGCAGTAGTAGGGGCGCAATTACATAGCTCTAATCTAGTTGCTGTATTAGAAAATTCACAGCAACTACAAACCAAAAAAGCTGATTTTTTGAAGAATGTTGAAAAAGCCAAGCAATTAGAGTCAAAAATTTCTGGATTTATTGACAGTAAGCCTAAAAGATTAGCGGCAACAAGTTCGACTTTACAGACGCTATTGCTAGATTACAAGAATAATTTAAAAGCTTACGTTGAGCAAATCGAGGTCGTCTTACAAAAAATTGACTCCCAACCAGCGCAGCCTCAGCAAATTTCTACTGCCCGATCGCAGTTATTGACAATAATGCGTGGTGAAACAGCCATGCGCCTAGATCAGCTTTCTGAAAGCTTGGCTAATATCCTGCAAACTGCTGAGGATCAAGAGCAAGAAAGGCAAAAAGCCGTTGAGCAGGCAAAAATAGTTGAGCGATTTATCGTAATTATCAGTATGCTCGTTTCGGTGGCGATCGCAGCCATTGTAGCTTGGCGTACCAGTCGAGCGATCGCTGAACCAGTGATCACCGTTACCCAAGTAGCTGAACAAGTAGCGAGGAAACATAATTTTGATTTGCGAGCGCCTGTCACCACTGAAGATGAAATTGGCCTACTTGCCAAATCTCTAAATCGTCTGATTGAGCGAGTCTCTGAGCGAACCAAAGAACTACAACAAGCTAAAGAGTTAGCCGAAGCTGCTAGCAAGGCAAAAAGCGTATTTTTAGCCAATGTCAGCCACGAATTACGCACACCATTAAATGCTGTCATTGGCTTGAGCCAACTTCTAGAAGACGACGCTACCGATCTTGGTTTATCGGCAGACTTTATCACCGACTTAGAAACAATTAACTCTGCTGGTAAACACCTACTGCACTTGATTAACGAAATCCTCGACTTGTCAAAAATTGAAGCGGGGAAAATGACTCTCTATCCAGAAACATTTGAGATTGCGACGCTAATTAATAACGTCGTCCTCACAGTCAAACCAGCTATAGAAAAAAATGCCAATGTTTTAGAAGTACATTTTGATGAGCAACTTGGCACCATGTACGCCGATCAAACTAGGATGCGGCAGGTGTTGTTAAATTTACTAAGCAACGCCAGTAAGTTCACTACAAATGGCAAGGTGACGCTGACAGTCAAGAGAGAAAAGGAGGAATTACGACTGGATGCTCCTTTGGGTATGATTACTTTTACCGTTACCGACACAGGTATAGGTATGTCTAACCGTCAACAGCAGCAGTTATTTCAACCTTTTACCCAAGGAGATACTTCGACTACGAAAAAGTATGGAGGTACAGGGCTGGGCTTGGCAATTAGCCGCCACTTTTGTCAGATGATGGGTGGTGAGATTATTGTTAAAAGTCAGCCAGGACTTGGCTCTACTTTCACTATTCGTCTACCAATGACTGTGCAGGATTGA
- a CDS encoding CAAD domain-containing protein: MPEQDFTETASKETTVAEINTQTGTITKVQPPAQSQDEWLKYGEQVSTFLATLPEYVGGFFNEYKQPLVTVGLIVGSIVGVKVLLAILDALNDIPLVAPTFELIGIGYSAWFVYRYLLKASTRKELTSEITTLKSQVVGKIPEA; the protein is encoded by the coding sequence ATGCCAGAACAAGATTTTACTGAAACCGCATCTAAAGAGACTACAGTGGCAGAGATCAACACCCAAACGGGAACCATCACAAAAGTCCAGCCTCCCGCACAGTCTCAAGATGAATGGCTAAAATACGGGGAGCAAGTTTCTACATTTTTAGCAACATTGCCAGAATATGTGGGAGGCTTCTTTAATGAATATAAGCAACCTCTGGTAACAGTTGGTTTAATTGTGGGATCAATTGTTGGTGTCAAAGTACTCTTGGCAATATTAGATGCTTTGAATGATATCCCTTTAGTAGCGCCTACTTTTGAGTTGATAGGGATTGGTTACTCTGCCTGGTTTGTTTACCGCTATTTACTCAAAGCCTCAACTAGGAAAGAGTTAACTAGTGAAATCACCACTCTGAAATCACAAGTGGTTGGTAAAATTCCAGAAGCTTGA
- a CDS encoding S-layer homology domain-containing protein, translating into MTNRPPSEPESSPKTALGFDEFIAILVAFTTIGAILFWSLSRRDSSWNFNGLLSASSTPLPSVQPNQVLPSLNPKVEPNVVPKTVLPYPPPEAVVEPKTPSLVTNSAAPSRAVLPSAQVIPTQPPQLQTPLPSSAVLDSSIKSSALPLITPAKQKSIIPPPIAFNDVPNNFWGRRFIDVLSSRSILKGFPDYSFRPNQPVNRAEFAAIVQKAFDQELSKTAIAFEDVPTKFWATPAIDQAISAGFLKGYPKKTFKPQQNISRVQVLVALVSGLNLKASTSPNQILSVYKDAKDIPPYAISKIAAATTNGLVVNYPNPQILAPNKIASRAEVAAMIHQALVKRGKLEAISSPSIVRLPSASPETSRTPKVKLSPGGSSR; encoded by the coding sequence ATGACAAATAGACCTCCTTCCGAACCGGAGTCATCCCCAAAAACTGCCCTTGGCTTTGATGAATTTATAGCCATTTTGGTTGCCTTCACCACTATCGGAGCAATTCTTTTTTGGTCATTGTCCCGCAGGGATTCTAGCTGGAACTTCAACGGGTTGCTGTCGGCTTCTTCCACTCCTTTGCCTAGTGTTCAACCAAATCAAGTATTGCCCTCGCTTAATCCCAAGGTAGAACCAAATGTAGTCCCTAAGACAGTTTTACCCTATCCTCCACCGGAGGCTGTTGTTGAACCCAAAACACCCTCATTGGTAACTAACAGCGCCGCTCCTTCCCGTGCAGTGTTACCATCTGCTCAGGTAATCCCAACTCAACCCCCACAACTACAAACACCTTTACCCTCTTCAGCAGTACTTGATTCATCAATTAAATCATCAGCGCTGCCTTTAATAACTCCAGCAAAGCAAAAATCTATTATTCCGCCGCCAATTGCATTTAACGATGTGCCCAATAACTTCTGGGGTCGGCGTTTTATAGATGTTCTTTCTTCTCGTAGTATTCTCAAAGGGTTTCCTGATTATTCTTTTAGACCAAATCAGCCTGTAAACCGCGCCGAATTTGCTGCGATTGTTCAAAAAGCCTTTGACCAAGAACTGTCTAAGACTGCGATCGCATTTGAAGATGTACCAACAAAATTCTGGGCAACTCCAGCAATTGACCAAGCCATCAGTGCCGGATTTCTCAAAGGCTACCCGAAAAAAACCTTCAAACCACAACAAAATATTTCACGAGTGCAAGTTTTGGTTGCCCTTGTTAGTGGATTGAATTTGAAAGCATCCACTTCGCCAAATCAGATTTTAAGTGTATATAAAGATGCTAAAGATATTCCACCTTATGCTATTAGCAAAATAGCTGCTGCTACAACCAATGGTCTGGTAGTTAACTATCCAAACCCACAAATTCTTGCTCCCAACAAAATAGCTAGTCGGGCTGAAGTGGCGGCGATGATTCATCAAGCTTTAGTAAAACGGGGCAAGTTGGAGGCAATTTCATCTCCGAGTATAGTACGATTGCCCAGTGCATCTCCAGAAACTTCGCGCACTCCCAAGGTTAAATTGTCTCCAGGAGGCTCGTCTCGGTGA
- a CDS encoding Uma2 family endonuclease, with product MTSATNPSTALTPFPFADHTQLPESDGTFVSQSLAGVPPVVRTGVKNWQEHPQSILLTDSITPILKQLNPEGEYCIGQDLSIYWRLTDPPEKGAEAPDWFYVPNVPFLLNGQTRRCYVLWREFIAPLIVLEFVSGDGSEERDKTPLKGKFWIYEQVIRPPFYGIYEASKANLEVYHLIEGQYQILSANERGHYPIVPLGVELGLWQGVYQNVELPWLRWWDLQGNLLLNGDERAEQESQRAEQERQRADRLTAQLRRHEVACR from the coding sequence ATGACCTCTGCAACCAATCCATCCACTGCCCTCACCCCTTTCCCCTTCGCGGATCATACTCAACTTCCTGAGTCCGATGGTACGTTTGTAAGCCAGTCGCTTGCGGGGGTTCCCCCCGTTGTGCGAACTGGCGTGAAAAATTGGCAAGAGCACCCCCAAAGCATCCTACTAACTGACTCTATTACACCTATCCTTAAACAATTAAATCCTGAAGGTGAATACTGTATAGGGCAAGACTTAAGCATTTACTGGCGCTTAACCGATCCCCCGGAAAAAGGCGCAGAAGCACCAGATTGGTTTTATGTACCGAATGTACCATTTTTGCTCAATGGGCAAACGCGACGTTGTTATGTGTTGTGGCGAGAGTTTATTGCCCCGTTGATTGTTTTAGAATTTGTCTCTGGGGACGGTAGTGAAGAACGGGATAAAACTCCTTTGAAGGGTAAATTTTGGATTTATGAGCAAGTCATTCGTCCTCCCTTCTACGGCATTTATGAAGCGAGTAAAGCCAACCTAGAAGTTTATCATCTGATTGAAGGACAGTATCAGATTTTATCAGCAAATGAACGAGGACATTATCCCATCGTTCCTTTGGGTGTTGAATTAGGCTTATGGCAGGGAGTTTATCAGAATGTGGAATTACCCTGGCTGCGTTGGTGGGATTTACAAGGTAATTTGTTGTTGAATGGCGATGAAAGAGCCGAACAGGAATCTCAAAGAGCAGAACAGGAACGTCAAAGAGCCGATCGCCTAACTGCTCAATTGCGTAGACACGAAGTGGCTTGTCGCTAG
- a CDS encoding sensor histidine kinase, giving the protein MSEEFSCQISPPFLSLGSDRDLDLDSTLQELSMYNFPVEINHTGMEVANFLEKYPLLPGVILVEQGRFFGMISRRRLLEFLIRPYGQELLVQQPLAVLYSYARIPMLLLADTTSILTAMQLSLKRSPELLAEPIVVQTESGAYRLLDVQELNIISWQIRGIDNLVRYERSQAQMIQNDKMANLGRLVDGVAHEILDPVGFIWGNITYVSTYSQDLLKLIAAYDQELPSVSQAINLLKEDIEFDFLEQDLSRSLASIRTGAERLKKLVTSLQNFCHIDELYPKPVDLHASIDTIILLINSRLQGEIEIVKYYGQLPPVYCFIGQLNQVLMNIFSEVVDILLNEAVRQQLHLEETKAVQKPRIEITTKVISQEASNPNAPDSRWVLIRIADNGPGISQELQQQIIESFSLETKNSKNTSLAVSYRIITVRHGGKLNFNSQIGIGTKFEILLPLL; this is encoded by the coding sequence GTGTCAGAAGAATTTAGTTGCCAAATCTCACCGCCATTTTTGTCTCTTGGTAGCGATCGCGATCTGGATTTAGATTCAACCCTCCAAGAACTTTCAATGTACAACTTCCCAGTAGAAATCAATCACACTGGTATGGAAGTGGCTAATTTTTTAGAAAAATACCCCCTGCTACCAGGAGTAATTTTGGTAGAACAGGGAAGGTTCTTTGGGATGATTTCGCGGCGGCGGCTGCTGGAATTTTTGATTCGTCCTTATGGACAAGAGTTGTTGGTTCAGCAACCATTAGCCGTTCTCTACAGCTATGCGCGGATACCGATGTTGCTGCTTGCTGATACAACGTCGATTTTAACAGCGATGCAACTTAGCTTAAAGCGATCGCCAGAATTATTAGCAGAACCAATTGTAGTACAAACAGAATCTGGTGCTTATAGATTGTTAGATGTCCAAGAATTGAATATTATTTCTTGGCAAATTCGAGGAATCGACAATCTGGTGCGCTATGAGCGCAGCCAAGCTCAAATGATTCAAAATGATAAAATGGCAAATCTGGGACGTTTGGTAGACGGCGTAGCGCACGAAATTTTAGACCCAGTGGGTTTTATTTGGGGAAATATAACTTATGTTTCCACCTACAGCCAAGATTTACTCAAGCTAATAGCTGCTTACGATCAAGAGTTACCATCAGTTTCTCAGGCAATTAATCTTCTTAAAGAAGATATTGAATTTGATTTTTTAGAACAAGATTTATCGCGATCGCTTGCTAGTATCCGTACTGGCGCGGAAAGATTAAAAAAGCTTGTTACTAGTTTACAAAATTTTTGTCATATCGATGAACTTTATCCAAAACCAGTAGATTTACACGCTAGTATAGATACTATTATTTTATTAATTAATAGCCGTCTTCAAGGAGAAATTGAAATAGTCAAATACTACGGTCAGCTACCCCCAGTTTATTGCTTTATAGGGCAGCTAAACCAGGTTTTGATGAATATTTTCAGCGAAGTTGTAGATATTTTACTCAATGAAGCGGTTAGGCAACAGTTGCATTTAGAAGAGACAAAGGCTGTTCAAAAACCTCGAATTGAGATTACTACAAAAGTAATTTCGCAAGAAGCAAGCAACCCAAATGCACCAGATTCCCGTTGGGTATTAATTCGCATTGCTGACAATGGTCCTGGAATTTCTCAAGAATTGCAACAGCAAATTATAGAGTCTTTTTCTCTGGAAACAAAGAATAGTAAAAATACTAGTTTAGCAGTAAGTTATCGAATCATAACTGTGAGGCACGGAGGTAAATTAAATTTCAATTCACAGATTGGTATAGGTACAAAATTTGAAATTCTATTACCTCTGCTGTAG
- a CDS encoding SDR family NAD(P)-dependent oxidoreductase, giving the protein MEIQGKVALITGASRGIGRAIALELAQVGIKRLILVARDRQKLVEVANEIEAMGTETAIVPLDLTQTIEVNIAVAQLWRNFGQIHLLVNCAGVAYQSSFLQSKMPQVQEELSVNLLGMYNLTSLIARRMVSQRQGTIVNVSSLMGKVAAPTMATYSATKFAILGFTQALRRELAEHNIRVIALLPSLTDTDMVRDLKLFRWVIPMTPQQVAKALVAGMQNDSPEILVGWQSHLAVLCQRLAPWLLELILRIATPPVPRKQQPAERLNKLIPKLNFLNRIHRFGDLFLSRT; this is encoded by the coding sequence ATGGAGATTCAAGGTAAAGTTGCTCTGATTACAGGGGCTTCGCGTGGGATTGGACGAGCGATCGCTCTCGAACTAGCGCAAGTCGGCATCAAGCGACTGATATTGGTAGCACGGGATCGCCAAAAGTTAGTCGAGGTAGCTAACGAAATAGAGGCGATGGGAACCGAAACTGCGATCGTGCCATTAGATTTGACTCAGACTATTGAAGTAAATATCGCTGTTGCCCAACTGTGGCGCAATTTCGGGCAGATTCACCTGCTGGTTAATTGTGCGGGAGTCGCATACCAAAGTTCGTTTTTGCAATCTAAGATGCCTCAAGTTCAAGAAGAACTCTCTGTGAACTTGTTAGGGATGTACAACCTCACGAGTCTGATAGCTCGACGTATGGTCAGCCAAAGGCAAGGGACAATCGTCAATGTCTCGAGTCTGATGGGGAAGGTGGCTGCACCGACAATGGCGACTTACTCAGCTACCAAGTTTGCCATCTTAGGATTTACCCAAGCCTTGCGCCGCGAACTAGCTGAACACAATATCCGAGTGATTGCATTACTGCCTTCCCTCACAGACACAGACATGGTGCGCGACTTAAAATTATTTCGCTGGGTGATCCCCATGACTCCGCAGCAAGTAGCCAAAGCACTCGTCGCCGGAATGCAGAATGATTCACCAGAAATTTTAGTCGGCTGGCAGAGTCATTTAGCTGTATTGTGTCAACGCCTTGCCCCTTGGTTATTAGAGCTAATTTTACGAATCGCAACTCCACCAGTGCCAAGAAAACAACAACCTGCTGAAAGACTCAACAAGCTGATCCCGAAACTGAATTTTTTAAACAGAATCCATCGTTTCGGTGATTTGTTCTTGTCAAGAACATGA
- a CDS encoding alpha/beta hydrolase: MKKFLRYLGLGLLSTFLTSTPGLAAERISFFYPPFGEFSLSVDSLETFAKVGKIDRDFSFYASRATPQQLAQLRDLLQQRFNLTPTLVSQVTYSPIGEQLVQQLGKLLLTESRQNGFYAIRASLILAAADREGLTVVNLLRKFPSNTVRVNFTEGLRIVDDLSQLLKKKDEVVASLQKEAIAQAANSTVDFSKQPDLRSPGKFRWLKKSLELNDISRSRRLPVDIYLPTTQNSEPTDQNSPSPPFPLIVISHGLASDRSTFVYLAEHLASYGFAVAVLEHPGSNAKRFQEYFAGLASPPEPEEFIDRPLDIKYLLDELQRLEKSDPSLHGKLNFQQVGAIGQSFGGYTVLTLAGAKINFEQLRQDCNPNNSSFNLSLLLQCEASKLPQKNYELKDDRIKAIMAINPIDSLVLGEGGVSQIKMPVMLVAGSQDIFAPPVFEQIRPFTWLSDPNKYLALIENATHFSAIAEPTPENDVLPVPPALLGPDRDAVYSYLNALSVAFMETHLLNRPEYRSYLQPSYATFISKEPLNLSILQSLSVAQFNQIWSASIPQSAKLSNPQPTPR; this comes from the coding sequence ATGAAAAAATTTCTGAGATACCTGGGTTTAGGTTTGCTATCTACCTTTTTGACTTCTACTCCCGGATTGGCAGCTGAACGCATTAGCTTTTTTTATCCTCCCTTCGGCGAATTTTCGTTGTCGGTGGACTCGCTGGAAACTTTTGCGAAAGTTGGCAAAATCGATCGAGATTTTTCATTTTATGCTAGCCGTGCTACTCCTCAACAACTCGCTCAACTGCGGGATCTGCTCCAGCAACGCTTCAATCTCACTCCTACTTTGGTATCTCAGGTGACTTACTCACCGATCGGAGAGCAGCTAGTACAACAACTAGGAAAATTACTTCTGACTGAATCTCGACAGAACGGCTTCTATGCCATACGTGCCTCTTTAATTTTGGCTGCTGCCGATCGCGAGGGTTTAACGGTGGTGAATTTGCTGCGGAAATTTCCTAGCAATACTGTGCGGGTGAATTTCACAGAGGGGTTAAGGATAGTTGATGACTTGTCACAATTGCTCAAGAAAAAGGATGAAGTTGTAGCTTCTCTTCAAAAAGAAGCGATCGCTCAAGCAGCCAATTCAACTGTTGACTTCTCAAAACAACCAGATTTGCGATCGCCAGGAAAATTCCGTTGGCTGAAAAAAAGCCTGGAGTTAAATGACATTTCTCGCTCACGCCGTCTACCGGTAGATATCTATTTACCTACAACTCAAAACTCAGAACCCACAGATCAAAATTCTCCGTCTCCTCCCTTTCCCCTGATTGTCATTTCTCATGGTCTTGCTTCAGACCGCTCTACCTTTGTCTACCTGGCTGAACATCTAGCATCTTATGGTTTTGCTGTTGCTGTACTAGAACACCCTGGCAGTAATGCCAAACGTTTTCAGGAATACTTTGCGGGTTTGGCAAGTCCACCAGAACCAGAGGAATTTATCGACCGACCTTTGGATATCAAGTATCTCCTCGATGAACTCCAGCGTCTAGAAAAATCCGATCCCAGCCTCCACGGAAAACTCAATTTTCAGCAAGTTGGGGCGATTGGCCAGTCTTTTGGTGGTTATACCGTTTTGACTCTAGCAGGAGCAAAGATTAACTTTGAGCAACTGCGCCAAGATTGTAATCCCAATAATTCATCCTTTAATTTGTCGCTGTTATTGCAGTGTGAAGCAAGTAAGTTACCCCAAAAAAATTATGAACTTAAAGACGATCGCATCAAGGCAATCATGGCGATTAATCCAATTGACAGCTTAGTTTTGGGTGAGGGCGGAGTCAGTCAAATTAAAATGCCTGTAATGCTGGTAGCAGGTAGTCAAGATATTTTCGCTCCACCTGTATTTGAGCAAATTCGCCCCTTCACCTGGCTTTCCGATCCCAATAAGTACCTGGCTTTGATTGAAAACGCCACCCACTTTTCAGCGATCGCAGAACCTACTCCTGAAAATGATGTCTTACCTGTGCCACCTGCCTTACTGGGCCCCGATCGCGATGCTGTTTATTCCTATCTCAACGCCCTCAGTGTCGCTTTTATGGAAACCCATCTTCTCAACCGCCCTGAATACCGTTCCTATTTGCAGCCATCTTATGCAACATTTATCAGCAAAGAGCCGCTTAACCTCAGTATTTTACAGTCTTTATCGGTAGCTCAATTTAATCAAATCTGGAGTGCGTCAATTCCCCAGTCAGCCAAACTATCAAATCCTCAACCTACCCCGCGTTAG
- a CDS encoding Uma2 family endonuclease: MAASVEHGLNNNASIPPLESGDRLTRHEFERRYTAMPNKKAELIEGVVYVASPLRFRSHGQPHGQLITWLGVYQVCTPGLALGDNATVRLDLDNEPQPDVLLLIDKPARGQAQISKDDYVEGAPELVAEVAASSASIDLYDKKRAYRRNGVQEYIVWQTLENKLDWFCLQNGEYLSLVADADGVIKSRVFPGLWLDITSLITGNMTKVLAVLQQGLNSKEHAEFVEGLT, from the coding sequence ATGGCGGCTTCTGTAGAACATGGCTTAAATAATAACGCTTCCATCCCTCCCTTAGAAAGTGGCGATCGCTTAACCCGCCACGAATTCGAGCGTCGTTATACAGCAATGCCTAATAAAAAAGCAGAATTAATCGAAGGAGTCGTCTACGTGGCATCACCACTGCGTTTTAGAAGTCATGGCCAACCTCATGGACAGTTAATTACCTGGTTGGGAGTTTATCAAGTTTGCACTCCTGGGTTAGCGCTAGGCGACAATGCTACCGTGCGCTTGGATTTAGACAATGAACCACAGCCTGATGTTTTGCTGTTGATAGATAAACCAGCTAGGGGACAGGCACAGATCAGTAAAGATGATTACGTAGAAGGCGCACCAGAATTAGTCGCAGAAGTAGCAGCTAGTAGTGCATCTATTGATTTGTACGACAAAAAACGCGCCTACCGTCGCAATGGAGTGCAGGAATATATCGTCTGGCAGACTTTAGAGAATAAACTCGACTGGTTCTGTTTGCAGAATGGTGAATATTTGTCACTTGTAGCAGATGCAGATGGTGTGATTAAAAGTAGAGTATTTCCGGGTTTGTGGTTAGATATCACCTCGCTAATCACAGGGAATATGACGAAAGTTTTAGCAGTGCTGCAACAAGGATTGAATTCAAAAGAACACGCTGAGTTTGTTGAGGGTTTAACTTAG
- the psbA gene encoding photosystem II q(b) protein yields MTTTLGRSESGNLWDRFCQWITSTDNRLYIGWFGVLMIPTLLTATICFIIAFIAAPPVDIDGIREPVSGSLLYGNNVITGAVVPTSNAIGLHFYPIWDAASMDEWLYNGGPYQLIVLHFLIGIFCWLGRQWELSYRLGMRPWICVAYSAPVAAATSVFLIYPIGQGSFSDGMPLGISGTFNFMFVFQAEHNILMHPFHQLGVAAVFGGAFFCAMHGSLVSSSLVRETTEAESINYGYKFGQEQETYSIIAAHGYFGRLIWQYASFNNSRSLHFFLAAWPVVGIWLTALGISTMAFNLNGFNFNQSILDSKGRVVNTWADVLNRANLGIEVMHERNAHNFPLDLAAGEAVPVATISTMVTERSRSRSVS; encoded by the coding sequence ATGACCACAACTCTAGGAAGAAGCGAAAGCGGCAACTTGTGGGATCGTTTCTGTCAATGGATTACTAGCACCGACAATCGGCTTTATATTGGCTGGTTCGGCGTTTTAATGATTCCTACCCTATTGACCGCTACTATCTGTTTCATTATTGCTTTTATTGCTGCACCACCCGTTGATATTGACGGCATCCGGGAGCCAGTTTCTGGTTCTTTATTATACGGCAATAACGTCATCACTGGTGCTGTTGTACCCACATCTAATGCCATTGGTTTGCACTTCTACCCCATTTGGGATGCTGCTTCAATGGATGAATGGCTCTACAACGGCGGGCCTTATCAACTCATTGTCTTGCACTTTTTGATTGGTATTTTCTGCTGGCTTGGTCGGCAATGGGAGTTAAGCTATCGTTTGGGGATGCGTCCCTGGATTTGCGTAGCTTACTCTGCTCCTGTAGCTGCTGCAACTTCTGTCTTTTTAATTTACCCAATTGGTCAAGGTAGCTTTTCTGACGGGATGCCTCTGGGAATTAGCGGCACATTTAACTTCATGTTCGTGTTCCAAGCCGAGCATAACATCCTCATGCACCCATTCCATCAACTGGGCGTAGCGGCGGTGTTCGGTGGTGCGTTTTTCTGCGCGATGCACGGTTCTTTGGTGTCTTCCTCTCTAGTCAGAGAGACAACTGAAGCTGAATCTATAAACTATGGGTATAAGTTTGGTCAAGAACAAGAAACCTATAGCATCATAGCGGCTCACGGTTACTTCGGGCGCTTAATCTGGCAATATGCCAGCTTTAACAACTCGCGTTCCTTGCACTTTTTCTTGGCAGCTTGGCCTGTAGTTGGTATCTGGTTGACAGCGTTGGGTATCAGCACGATGGCGTTCAATCTCAACGGGTTCAACTTTAACCAATCAATTCTTGACTCCAAAGGTCGTGTAGTTAATACATGGGCTGATGTACTGAACCGGGCCAATTTGGGTATAGAAGTGATGCACGAGCGCAATGCTCACAACTTCCCCTTGGATTTAGCGGCTGGTGAGGCAGTACCTGTGGCAACGATATCTACAATGGTCACTGAGCGCAGCCGTTCGCGCAGCGTCTCGTAG